One genomic segment of Ricinus communis isolate WT05 ecotype wild-type chromosome 5, ASM1957865v1, whole genome shotgun sequence includes these proteins:
- the LOC8258415 gene encoding guanylate-binding protein 1: protein MFKIFRGRDTASESSPETSPYQSPSMSQTSSTGPARPIRLVYCDEKGKFRMDPEAVATLQLVKGPIGVVSVCGRARQGKSFILNQLLGRSTGFQVASTHRPCTKGLWLWSAPLKRTALDGTEYNLLLLDTEGIDAYDQTGTYSTQIFTLAVLLSSMFIFNQMGGIDESSIDQLSLVTQLTKHIRVKASGGRTTVSELGQFSPIFVWLLRDFYLDLVEDNKKITPRDYLEIALRPVQGSGGDIAAKNAIRDSIRALFPDRECFALVRPVPEERDLQRMGQLSLDNLRPEFRSGLDALTKFVFERTRPKQVGATIMTGPVLVGITESYLEALNNGAVPTICSSWQSVEEAECRKAYDIAMEVYRSTFNRSKLPEEVALREAHEEAVRKSLDAFNASAVGIGETRKKYEGLLHKELKKAFEDYKRITFMEADLRCSNAIQKMERKLRTACHSSDANVDNIVKLLDGFLSDYETSCHGPGKWQKLAIFLQQSLEGPICDLAKRLNDQIGSEKSSLMLKCRSIEDKMTLLNKQLEASEKHKSEYMQRYNEAINEKKKLADDYMKRISDMQSSRSLLDERCSSLVKALESAKQEMSDWKRKHDQLLSKQKADEDQTSSEIAVLKSRSSATEARLAAAHEQTKSAQEEAAEWKRKYDITVRETKAALEKAAIVQERTGKETQLREDALREEFYSQLAEKEREIKEKNGRIEHAEQCLTTLNLELKAAESKMKSFDSEISSLKLEIKEWSEKFESANAKAQSYEREARILEQEKIHLEQKYGSEFERFAEVQDRCHHAENECKRATELADKARADAASAQREKSELQKLAMERLAQIERAKRHIESLEREKNDLADEVDRIRITEMEAVSRVALLEARVEEREKEIELLLKSNNEERASNVKALKELLDAERKAHSVANKRAEDFSLQLEEARAKLDALQQEFTSVRLNESALDNKLKATSHGKRLRSDDVEMGVGSVQDMGTNNRSLRQSKKSRSTSSPLKYTHPEDGGSVFMGDEDNQSQQTDQEDYTKFTVQKLKQELTKHNFGAELLQLKTPNKKDILALYEKCVLQKS, encoded by the exons ATGTTCAAAATCTTCAGAGGTAGAGATACGGCCAGCGAGTCCTCGCCGGAAACCTCGCCGTATCAATCACCATCCATGTCACAGACTTCGTCGACAGGACCGGCGAGGCCAATTAGACTTGTTTATTGCGACGAGAAAGGAAAGTTTCGGATGGATCCAGAAGCAGTCGCTACACTCCAGCTTGTTAAAGGGCCAATTGGTGTCGTTTCGGTCTGTGGTCGCGCTCGCCAGGGAAAAAGCTTCATTTTAAATCAG CTTCTAGGAAGAAGTACTGGATTTCAAGTAGCATCAACTCATCGACCATGTACAAAAGGACTTTGGTTGTGGAGTGCACCATTGAAGAGAACTGCTCTTGATGGAACTGAGTATAATCTGTTACTTTTAGATACTGAAGGAATAGATGCATATGATCAAACA GGAACATACAGCACTCAGATATTTACCTTAGCTGTTCTGTTATCTAGCATGTTCATTTTCAATCAG ATGGGTGGTATAGATGAATCTTCAATTGATCAACTCTCTCTTGTCACTCAATTAACGAAACATATTCGAGTAAAAGCTTCAGGAGGAAGGACTACAGTTTCTGAACTTGGACAATTCTCCCCTATATTTGTTTGGCTTCTAAGG GACTTTTATCTAGATTTGGTCGAggataataagaaaataactcctcgTGACTATCTAGAAATAGCTTTAAGGCCGGTTCAAGGTAGTGGAGGAGATATAGCTGCGAAAAATGCG ATACGGGATTCCATTCGAGCTCTCTTTCCTGATAGAGAATGCTTTGCCCTTGTGAGGCCTGTGCCTGAGGAACGGGATCTACAGCGAATGGGTCAACTGTCG TTGGACAATTTAAGACCAGAATTTAGATCTGGACTGGATGCATTGACAAAGTTTGTTTTTGAGAGGACGAGGCCTAAGCAAGTTGGGGCTACGATAATGACAGGCCCTGTTCTTGTTGGTATCACAGAATCTTATTTGGAGGCTCTGAATAATGGTGCAGTACCCACAATATGCTCCTCATGGCAG AGTGTTGAAGAAGCTGAATGTCGAAAAGCATATGATATTGCCATGGAGGTTTATAGGTCTACTTTTAACCGTTCGAAGCTGCCAGAGGAA GTTGCTCTGAGGGAAGCACATGAAGAAGCAGTACGGAAATCGCTGGATGCATTCAATGCAAGTGCTGTAGGGATTGGTGAGACAAGGAAGAAATATGAAGGGCTTCTGCATAAAGAATTGAAAAAGGCATTTGAG GATTATAAGAGGATCACATTTATGGAGGCAGACTTGCGATGCTCAAATGCTATACAGAAAATGGAAAGGAAGCTTAGAACAGCTTGTCATTCTTCGGATGCAAATGTGGACAATATTGTGAAG CTTCTTGATGGTTTTCTATCTGATTATGAAACATCATGTCATGGTCCAGGGAAATGGCAGAAATTAGCCATTTTCCTACAACAAAG TTTGGAAGGCCCAATATGTGACCTTGCCAAGAGGCTTAATGATCAAATTGGATCTGAGAAGAGTTCCCTCATGTTAAAGTGTCGCTCTATTGAGGATAAGATGACATTGCTTAACAAGCAATTGGAAGCTAGTGAGAAACACAAATCTGAATATATGCAACGTTATAATGAAGCTATCAATGAAAAGAAGAAGCTGGCTGATGACTATATGAAGCGCATATCTGATATGCAAAGTAGTCGCAGTTTGCTGGATGAGAGGTGTTCAAGCTTAGTGAAAGCATTGGAATCTGCCAAGCAAGAAATGTCAGACTGGAAAAGAAAGCATGATCAGCTCTTATCGAAACAGAAAGCTGATGAAGACCAGACCAGTTCAGAAATTGCAGTTCTCAAGTCTCGAAGCAGTGCCACTGAAGCAAGGCTGGCTGCTGCTCATGAACAAACTAAATCTGCTCAGGAAGAGGCCGCAGagtggaaaagaaaatacgATATTACTGTAAGAGAAACAAAAGCTGCTTTGGAAAAGGCAGCAATTGTACAAGAACGGACAGGCAAAGAGACCCAATTGAGGGAAGATGCTTTGCGAGAAGAATTTTATAGTCAATTGGCTGAAAAG GAAAGAGaaataaaggagaaaaatggGAGAATCGAGCATGCTGAGCAGTGTTTGACGACCCTAAACTTGGAGTTAAAG GCTGCTGAATCAAAGATGAAGAGTTTTGATTCTGAAATATCATCCCTAAAGCTTGAAATCAAGGAATGGAGTGAAAAGTTTGAGTCTGCAAATGCTAAGGCTCAATCTTATGAGAGAGAAGCTAGGATATTGGAGCAAGAGAAGATCCATCTGGAGCAGAAGTACGGATCTGAGTTTGAGAGATTTGCAGAAGTCCAAGATAGGTGTCATCATGCTGAAAATGAATGTAAGAGGGCTACTGAATTGGCTGATAAAGCACGCGCTGATGCAGCCTCTGCCCAAAGGGAAAAGAGCGAGCTTCAGAAATTAGCAATGGAAAGGTTAGCCCAAATAGAGAGGGCAAAGAGGCATATTGAAAGTttggaaagagagaaaaatgacCTGGCAGATGAAGTTGATAGAATACGCATAACGGAGATGGAGGCTGTCTCAAGAGTTGCACTTCTGGAGGCAAGGGTTGAAGAAAGGgagaaagaaatagaattattGCTGAAATCAAATAATGAGGAGAGGGCCAGTAATGTTAAAGCCCTGAAGGAGCTCTTGGATGCTGAGCGAAAAGCCCATAGTGTTGCTAACAAACGGGCAGAGGACTTCTCTCTTCAGTTGGAAGAAGCAAGGGCAAAACTTGATGCACTACAGCAAGAGTTTACTTCAGTTCGTTTGAATGAGTCAGCATTAGACAATAAGCTGAAGGCAACTTCCCATGGTAAACGTTTGAGAAGTGATGATGTCGAGATGGGTGTAGGATCTGTCCAAGACATGGGTACAAACAACAGAAGTTTAAGACAGAGTAAGAAGTCCAGGAGCACAAGCAGCCCCTTAAAGTACACACATCCAGAAGATGGTGGTTCAGTGTTCATGGGTGATGAGGATAACCAGAGTCAGCAAACTGATCAGGAAGACTATACAAAGTTCACAGTGCAGAAACTTAAGCAGGAGCTGACAAAGCATAATTTTGGTGCTGAGCTCCTTCAGTTGAAAACTCCAAACAAGAAAGACATTCTTGCCTTGTACGAGAAATGTGTTCTCCAAAAGTCATAA